Genomic segment of Candidatus Dormiibacterota bacterium:
GGTTCCCGATCCGTCCATCAGACAGAGGTCGTGGTGGGCCTCCGCCCAGTCGATCCCCAGATGGATCACCGCTGCCCTCCCAGGTCGCCGGACACGTCGAGCCTGAGGAGATCCGCGGCGCCCTAATGGATCAGTGCTCGAGGCACGACATCCCACCGGCCGTCCGTCTCCTCACCGACCGGCGGGGGCACGATCTAGCTCTAGGGCTCAACGCCCGGGAGGTCACAGTGCTCACCCGCCGGTGGCTCGGGGTCAGCCTGCCAGGTTCGGCGGCTGCTCCACACCCATTAGGCGGTGAGCACCGTCTGGAGCTTCATGGCAAGGCCCATGTCGCCCTTGATCTTGATCTTCCCGCTCATGAACGCCATCGTCGGGTCGAGCTTGCCCTCGCGCAGGGCGACGAAGTCCGTGGCCGCCATGCTGATGGTGATGTTCGGGTTCTCGGGCGCCCCGGCGCCGGCCTCGGCGGTGCCGTCCTTGATGATGATGTGGTACTG
This window contains:
- a CDS encoding SCP2 sterol-binding domain-containing protein is translated as MTTPADVFTEINTGLQANPSRTANMNAIYQFDLAGDDGGQYHIIIKDGTAEAGAGAPENPNITISMAATDFVALREGKLDPTMAFMSGKIKIKGDMGLAMKLQTVLTA